Proteins from a genomic interval of Quercus lobata isolate SW786 chromosome 11, ValleyOak3.0 Primary Assembly, whole genome shotgun sequence:
- the LOC115967145 gene encoding lysine histidine transporter-like 8: MQLTPGPKLGKLLALFPVLYNSGGTCILLIITGGRMLDLIFKTLCDYDAMCHAKSLTNTEWFLVFTCLAILIAQLPNLNSVAWVSLIGAITVVLYSTLIWTLSITKDRPIGISYGQSDKLKSNMEKFSDVLNALGIIALTFKGHNVILEIQGTLPSSPKQTSYKSMSTGVTISYIVIAMCQYPLAIAGFWAYGNKVPYGGGQGLLTAFSQIHGPNTSKLILTAIYVLVLVNCLCTFQVYAIVVFDNLEVRYTSKKNHPCPRWVRTCLRIFYGGLAFFLSVTFPFLGSLAPLVGGATLPLTFANPCFMWIAVRKPRPNGLVWFINMGLGCFGIVLTILIVIAAAWTLADKGLKANFYKP, translated from the exons ATGCAGTTAACACCAG GTCCAAAACTAGGGAAGTTGCTTGCCCTATTCCCTGTATTATACAATTCAGGGGGTACGTGTATCCTTCTAATTATTACTGGAGGTAGGATGCTGGACCTCATATTCAAAACCCTATGTGATTATGATGCCATGTGTCATGCTAAATCATTGACAAATACAGAGTGGTTCTTGGTGTTCACGTGCTTAGCAATACTTATAGCCCAACTACCAAACCTAAACTCTGTAGCTTGGGTGTCTTTAATTGGGGCCATCACAGTCGTTCTATATTCTACTTTGATATGGACTCTCTCAATTACCAAAGACAGGCCAATAGGCATATCCTACGGTCAATCTGACAAATTGAAATCTAACATGGAAAAATTTAGCGATGTGTTGAATGCGCTTGGGATCATTGCCCTCACATTCAAAGGACATAATGTTATCCTCGAGATA CAGGGAACATTGCCTTCAAGTCCAAAACAAACATCCTATAAGTCAATGTCCACAGGGGTGACAATATCATACATAGTAATCGCTATGTGCCAATATCCCCTTGCAATAGCTGGATTTTGGGCTTATGGAAACAAG GTACCGTATGGTGGAGGACAAGGATTGTTGACTGCATTTTCACAAATCCACGGGCCAAACACCTCGAAGTTAATTTTGACCGCAATTTACGTACTTGTATTGGTGAACTGTTTATGTACATTCCAAGTTTACGCCATTGTTGTTTTTGACAACTTGGAAGTTAGATACACAAGCAAGAAAAATCACCCATGCCCAAGATGGGTTCGCACATGCCTTCGCATTTTCTATGGAGGGttggctttctttctttctgtgaCTTTTCCATTTTTGGGAAGCCTAGCACCTTTAGTTGGAGGTGCAACATTGCCTTTAACTTTTGCTAATCCATGTTTCATGTGGATTGCAGTGAGGAAACCTCGACCaaatggtttggtttggtttataAACATGGGTTTAGGTTGCTTTGGCATTGTCTTGACTATTCTAATAGTTATTGCAGCGGCTTGGACCTTAGCTGATAAAGGCCTAAAAGCCAACTTCTACAAGCCTTAA
- the LOC115967146 gene encoding lysine histidine transporter-like 8: MAEMLEPNYRKIMPLPASRSNTKTLGEPMQMIIIIDSEPSKDVTTSASLQGYQHNPQEAWLPITESRNGNTFFAVFHLLCSGIGLPALLLPVAFATLGWAWGIICLSLAFAWQLNTIFILVRLHESVSGIRYSRYMHLALASFGPKLGKLLTQFPLLYNSGSTCIILIITGGKTLDLIFKTLCDRDAMCHAKSLTNTEWFLVFTCLAILIAQLPNLNSIAWVSLIGAITVVLYSTLIWALSITKDRPIGISYGQSDKLKSNVEKFSDVLNALGIIALTFKGHNVILAIQGTLPSSPKQTSYMSMCIGVTISYIVIAMCQYPLAIGGFWAYGNKVPYSGGQGLLTAFSQIHGPNTSKLIMTSIYLLVLVNCLCKFQVYAMVVFDNLEVGYTSKKNQPCPKWVRTFLRIFCGGLAFFLSVTFPFLGSLAPLVGGATLPLTFAYPCFMWIAMKKPRPNGLVWFINMGLGCLGIVLTVLIVIAAAWTLADKGLKANFYKP; this comes from the exons ATGGCAGAAATGCTAGAaccaaattatagaaaaattatgCCTCTCCCAGCTTCACGTTCCAATACCAAAACCCTGGGAGAGCCAATGCAAATGATAATCATTATAGATAGTGAACCCTCAAAAGATGTTACTACATCTGCAAGTTTGCAAGGTTATCAGCACAATCCACAGGAAGCTTGGCTTCCCATCACTGAGTCCAGGAATGGCAACACCTTTTTTGCAGTGTTTCATTTACTCTGTTCGGGAATTGGATTGCCAGCTCTTTTACTTCCTGTTGCATTTGCCACACTTGGATG GGCATGGGGTATAATATGTTTGTCACTAGCATTTGCGTGGCAGCTCAATACCATATTTATTCTCGTTCGACTCCATGAATCAGTTTCTGGAATCCGCTACAGCAGATACATGCACCTTGCATTAGCTTCTTTTG GTCCAAAACTAGGGAAGTTGCTTACCCAATTCCCTCTATTATACAATTCAGGGAGTACATGTATCATTCTAATTATTACTGGAGGAAAGACGCTGGACCTTATATTCAAAACCCTATGTGATCGTGATGCCATGTGTCATGCTAAATCATTGACAAATACAGAGTGGTTCTTGGTGTTCACGTGCTTAGCAATACTTATAGCCCAACTACCAAACCTGAACTCTATAGCTTGGGTGTCTTTAATTGGGGCCATCACAGTTGTTCTATATTCTACTTTGATTTGGGCTCTCTCAATTACCAAAGATAGGCCCATAGGCATATCCTACGGTCAATCTGACAAATTGAAATCTAACGTGGAAAAATTTAGTGATGTGTTGAATGCCCTTGGGATTATTGCCCTTACATTCAAAGGACATAATGTTATCCTCGCGATACAG GGAACATTGCCTTCAAGTCCAAAACAAACATCCTATATGTCAATGTGCATAGGAGTGACAATATCATACATAGTAATTGCTATGTGCCAATATCCCCTTGCAATAGGTGGATTTTGGGCTTACGGAAACAAG GTACCGTATAGTGGAGGACAAGGATTGTTGACTGCATTTTCACAAATCCACGGACCAAACACCTCGAAGTTAATTATGACTTCAATTTACCTACTAGTTTTGGTGAACTGTTTATGTAAATTCCAAGTTTACGCCATGGTTGTTTTCGACAACTTGGAAGTTGGATACACAAGCAAGAAAAATCAGCCATGCCCAAAGTGGGTTCGCACATTCCTTCGCATTTTCTGTGGAGGGttggctttctttctttctgtgaCTTTCCCATTTTTGGGAAGCCTAGCACCTTTAGTTGGAGGTGCTACATTGCCTTTAACTTTTGCTTATCCATGCTTCATGTGGATTGCAATGAAGAAACCTCGACCaaatggtttggtttggtttataAACATGGGGTTAGGTTGCCTTGGCATTGTCTTGACTGTTCTAATAGTTATTGCAGCGGCTTGGACCTTAGCTGACAAAGGCCTAAAAGCCAACTTCTACAAGCCTTAA